The DNA region TGGTGTGCGAAGGCATTGCCCAGATTCGCAACAAAGACCTGCAGAAAAAAGACTGGGGACAGTCAACAGAGTTTAAAAACCTCAGTGGTAGTTTTGATATTCGCAACGGTGTCGCCAGCAACAACAACCTGACCGCCGCCCTGGCCAACCTTAACCTGAAAGGCGATGGCACAGTAAACCTGATACAGCAGACCATGGATTACCACATTGGCCTGAATATCAGTGGCGACACAGCGCCGGACAGCGACCCGGCGTGTCAGGTAAACGAGGATTATGTGGAGGTCACCTGGCCAGTACGTTGCCGTGGAGAACTGGGAAAACCGGACTGTGGTCTTGATACAGAACGCCTGGCCGACACCATAGCCGGTCTGGCCAGGCAGGAAGTCAAACACCGCATTGAAAAAGAAATTGAAAAGAACGTCGATGGTCCCCTCAAGGATGTCCTGAAGGGTTTCTTAAAGTAATTGTTTTCCTCTCAGCCTTTCCAGAGTCCGGGTAGCAAAATACCCGGACAGTCTCTTTTAAAGCCACGAGCTCAAAGCCGCAAGTTCAAAGCCCGCAAGCCGACAATATCAGTTATTACCTTCCTGCGTTGCCGTGGCTGCCATGAAAATAGACAAAATTCTTCAGTTACTGACTGACAAAAAAGGCTCCGAGTGTTTTTTCACCGTAGGCATTCCACCCAACCTGAAGATTGGCAAATCGATCCACAACGTGGGTAACACGGTTCTCACCAGTGAACAGGCGCATCAGAGTATTCGTACTTTTATGGGAGAAGAACGCTTTCAGCAGTTTGTTAAAAACAAAGAATGTAATTATGGCTATAACCTGAAAGATGTCGGCCGCTTCCGAATCAGTGCATTTTTCCAGAAGTCTGAGCCCGGTCTGGTCATCCGCAGGCTTAACTCTTACATCCCCTCTCATCAGGAGTTATCTATACCTCCACAGATTGCTGACCACATGTTGCAGGAACGCGGGCTTATTCTGATCACCGGGGCGGCCGGAGCGGGTAAATCTACGTCAATGGCGTCCCTGGTTGATTACCGCAACCAGAACAGCAAAGGCCATATCATTACCATTGAAGACCCGGTGGAATACATCCACGACCACAAAAACTGTATTGTTACCCAGCGGGATGTCGGACTGGACACTGAAAGCTACGAAGCAGGTTTATTTAATGCACTGCGGCAAGCACCCAACCTTGTGGTGGTTGGGGAAATTCGTTCTCCCGGTGTTATGAAACATACCGTTGAATTTGTTGAAACAGGTCATTTATGCATAGCCACCATGCACGCCAATAACACTTACCAGGCTCTGGAAAGAATCATTCACTTTTTCCCTCCCGAACAACACTCTGAAATTCTTATGGACCTGTCACTCAGCCTGCGAATGGTGGTCGGTCAACAACTGGTTGAGGGAAAAGAAGAAGACTCAGTGGTACCGGTACACGAAATCCTGATCAACACGCCACGGGTCGCCGACCTGATCAAGAATGGCAATATTGACGAGCTTAATGAAGCCGTCCAGAAAGGTAAAAGCCTGGGTATGCAGACCTTTGACCAGGCGCTCTACGATCTGGTCAAAGCCGGAAAAATCAATCAGGATCGCGCCATGCTGCACGCTACATCGCCAAACAACCTGCGCCTGATGCTGAAAATGGATCAGGCGCCTCCCGCAGATTTTGGATCAAACGATAATCTCAGCATCAGTCCTGTGGACTCTGAAAACCAGAGATGAGATTCCTGACCGAAACCCGGTTGAAGCCGTTATTTAAAGAAGTGGGGCTTCCAATTCTGTTCGACCCGCCCTGCGCGACTTGTAAAAAAACAGAGACAGAACAATGCCTGTCTCTATAAACATAACGACCAGCGATGGGAAGGAATTTCTAAAGAACGTCATAGAGTCGCCACCGTTGTGCCAGTCCAGAGCGACTTGAACGACATAACAGCCATTAGAAATAAAATCCAGAGAAGGTTGCCCAAAGGCCAGTCTCGGAATATCTGTCTGCCCCCCGGAGTACATTCGAAGGTTATGAAAGAACTCTGCCACCGGCCCCGATGAAGTAAAAACCGATGAAACCGGTGAAAAGGCGTCTGCCAGATCTTTGAGTTCAGGGGAGGTATTATTTGATTTTTCCCTTATTATCATGCAGAAAGGTTTATTCGCTGAGCTTTGGGAAGACTGGTTGTGATGCAGCTGTTGTATTCGCTGGAAGTTAGAGTCAATCTGTATTCCCAGATATCTGTTCTTTTTCTGTAACTGCCTGTGCAGCTCTACCAGCTCAGTATAATTCATGGAATTATAATCCAGATCAGTAGAACCTGAGTATGCGCAGGGAAAATAAAGTGCGCTGATTGTGATTGCCAATTGGAAACAGCTAACAACAAACCTGACGAGCAACCACTGTACAGACATCTTTCTCATTAATCTCTGTGTCCTTGACGATAGCGATACCTGTATACGAAAAGCGACAGATAAACCAGCATGTTGGCAGCCCCCGCCGTAGCGGATGGCATAGCATCCTTAAGCTTGCCCCACTTACTTTCAGATTGATTCATTGCTACGCTAGCCAGAAAAAATGAACTACCTATAAACGCCAGCGTAGACCAGAGGAAAGCACTACAGGGAACCGGTTCACCGTTTCTTCCGTAAGTCGCCCGATACCGGAAAAACTGGGTAACAGGTCCAACAAAACCGGTAATAATCGTAGCAGCACTAAAAGCAAGGCTGACGTAAAAAATGGTATCACTGCAGTCTGGCTTTGAATGATCCTGAACCTGAGAAAGTGCCGGGGCAGTGATGTTTGAGTTCTGATTCTCCTCAAGGTGACGCAGTAAAACAATCTGTCCTTGTCGTACAATTTCCTTATTCGTAATATTTTTCTCTAAGCCTTTAATTTCACGGATCAGAGCTTGACGGTCAAAGCTGTCGTATGTCAGATCAGATGACGCCTGAGCCAGGCCCGAAAGTAAAATAAATACATATAACCATTTTACGAAACCAGACATATAACCCTTCAGTCACTGTTTCAGGTTTAACAGAGGGCAGTTTAGATGATGCTGAAGAGTAAGCAACGGGAACTTGTTTTATGAATGGCTTGTATTGATACCAGGACTATTAGCCAGTGTTTGATTAGAGCTGCATCTCTATGGATTTGGGTACCAATGTTCTATAAGTGATAGTTTACATTTTTAAAAATCCCTCCTTAAATTATTTGAATCATGAAAGCTGCTCCTGCAGCTCTGAGTTATCTGATAATGGTGGGTATCCACAGCAATATTTAATCAATTTCTGGCTTTTTTAAAACGTTATACTATAACAGATCACTGCATAAGCCTTTGTGCTCCAACAACAACTTCACAGAGAGCAAACCGCAGTGAATAACCGGTGCATCACTAAAACAGCCCTCTCTTTAGCCGTCTTTCTTGGCTATCTTTCAACTTCTCACGCCATCGACTTTGACCCAAACTACAGTTTGATACTGGATGGTCACTACAAGTCTGAAAAAAGCGCCCTCAGCGAAATGGACAAAGGTTTTGGCCTGGGCCACGTTGAGCTGAGTATCAGTTCCCCGATCGACGACCTTTTCTTTGGAAAATTGACAGCGGTCCTTCATACCCACGACAGCAAAACAGAAGTAGAAGCAGAAGAAGCCTTTATCCAGACTCTGGCATTGCCAGGAGGGCTTTCCGCCAGGGCTGGTCGCTTTCTGTCCGACTTTGGTTATCTCAACAGTCAGCACACTCATGCTGATTCGTTTACAGAACGTCCGGCGGTTTATCGGGCTCTGTTAGGCTCTCATTACTTTGATGATGGCGTACGAGTCAGTTACCTGATGCCCACAGACATTTACTGGAATATTGGGGCTGAAGCGTTCAGCGGCAAAAAAATGCGGGCAGATAATATTAAGGATCCGGACTCGGTCGGGGTATATAACTTTTTTACAAAGATCGGTGGCGATTTCAATCATGAACACAGCTGGCAGATTGGTTTCAACTATCTGCGTAATGAAAATGGTACCAGTCCCTGGAGCCGTCCGGCAGAGTTTCATGCCCATAACCTTCATCACAAGCACCATGATGAAGAAGAACATCATCACCATGATCATCATGAACACAATGATGATGAAGAACACCATCACGACAGTCATCATGAACACCATGAGAAAGAGCATCATCACAAGCAGCATGGTGAAAGTCTCCAGCACTCTGACGGAAACCACAATCACCACAGCAATCACCACCACGGTCATGATCACCACCACTGCCACAAAGCGTCCTACACAGGCAAAGACCTTTATGGCGTAGAAGCTGTCTGGAAATGGGCTCCGGAAGGGAACTACAAATACCGACATCTGAGCCTGTCTGCCGAATACCTTCAGGCAAGGAACATTACCGATAACAAAACCATCAAAAGCTCCGACGATAAACACGATGGCTGGTATCTGAGCAGTGTCTATCAGTTTGCCCCACAGTGGGCGACAGGTATTCGTTATGGGGAATTTAATGGCTTAAAGTTTGAAGACGACCATCATCACAAGCACTCGCTGCAGGAAACCGAGTTGATGCTGTCATGGAGTCACAGTCATTTCTCCACCATACGTCTGCAATGGACACACCAGAAAGGCAAAGGTCTGGAACACATCAACGACAACATCATTACTCTGCAATATGTAATGTCTTTAGGGGCTCATGATGCGCATCAGTTTTAACACCCTTTTTAAACCCCTTATTAACAATGAGGGCATTAGCGGGCGGCTTTTTGCTCTGGGGATAATACCTGCGCTGGTTTTCATTCCTGAAGCCACAGCATTAAATATCCTGACCTGTGAACCCGAATGGAAAGCCCTGGCAGAACAGATTGCCCCCCACAGTAAAATTTACAGTGCCACCTCTGCCCTGCAGGATCCTCATCACATAGAGGCAAGACCGGGGCTGATTGCAAAAATGCGTAATGCCGATCTAGCGATCTGTTCCGGAGCCGATCTCGAAGCAGGCTGGCTTCCCTTGCTGCAAATGAAATCAGCCAATGCCCGTATTCAAAACGGCAAAGACGGTATGTTCTATGCGGCTGAGCAGATAGACACTATTGGTAAGCTCAAAAACGTGAACCCCACCATGGGCGATGTTCACCCGGAAGGAAACCCTCATTTTCATCTTGACCCTTATCGCTTAATGACCGTTGCCAATGCTCTGGCAGAACGAATGGCAAAGATTGATCCGAATCACGGGGAGTCTTACAGAAAGAACATTAAACAGTTTGATGAACAGTGGCAGAAAAACATCCGGAAGTGGGAACAGGAAGCCAAACCCCTGAAGGGCATGCAGGTAGTGGCTTACCACACCAGCTTCGAGTACCTGTTCCAGTGGTTAGGCATATCAATGGTTGGCGACCTTGAGCCCAAACCCGGGCTGCCACCTTCCGGCAAACACCTGTCCAGACTCCTGAAACTGGCTAAAAATACACGGGTAGATGCTGTCGTTTATGCCTCGTATCAGGATAAAAGCGGAGCAGAATGGCTGAGTAAACAGATCGGTGTGCCTGCAATCAAGTTGCCCATGTCGATTAATGGCAATGCCAATGACAATAACAAGAGCCAGACACTGACACAGCTCTATGATGATCTGATTGATAAACTACTGAAGGCTGCTAAAAGCAATGGTTGATATCAGTCTCGTGACCATACTGTTGCCATCATTCTGTGGTGGCGTTCTGATACTGGTCAGCCACCTGATCCTTGGACGACAGGTGCTGAGCAGGGGCATTGTCTTTATGGATCTGGCTGTGGCTCAAATTGCAGCCATGGGTGCGGTCATTGCTCACATCATGAATAAAGCACTGGGCATTTCCCACAACCCTATGCAGGAAAACCTCAAGGACGGCCTGGAAACAGCTATGCCGTTTATTTTCTCAATAGCTGGCGCTTGTCTTATATCAAAGCTGTCACGTCGTGCTCCCATTGAGCTGGAAGCGATCATCGGCTGTATTTATATTCTGGCTGCTGCGTGCATACTGCTTGCCCTTGCGAGCGATCCACATGGAGCCGAGCACATCACCGACACCCTTGGTGGCAGACTGCTCTGGATACAGTGGTCAAACCTGCAGATCCCCGGGCTGGCAACAATGGCGTTGTTAGCGGGTTTGCTTCTGATGCCTCAATTACTGACCGGCAGACTGTTCTATCCAATCTTTGCCATTCTGATCACAATGTCTGTGAAACTGTCGGGGGTTTATCTGGTATTCAGCACCCTGATCATGCCAGCACTGGCAGTCTCGGGAATGGCGGGAATGAAGTCGTGGGTAACAGGCTATAGCCTGGGCATTATCGGGATAGGAACAGGCCTTGTGTTGTCCAGCCTGCTCGACTATCCGGGAGGAGCGTCCATCGTGGTGACGATGGCGATGGCATGTGCATTATTCAGGATGCTGGTTAAATTCCCAGCAACCGTGTCACCGTAAAGAAGTAAATCAGCATACCGGTAATATCAACAACCGAGGCCAGAACCGGGCTGACCAGAACCGCCGGGTCAAGACGGAAAGCCCTGGCAATCAGGGGCAGAACACCGCCCAGGGTGGTCGACATAATCACCTGCATGGAAATAGCCAGACCAATGGCAAAGGCTACCATCTGCAACGAAATCCCTTCTGGCAGAACACTGTTACCGCTGAACATAACCACCCTGGCGCCAATCACCAGTGCCAGCACCATGGAAATAAAGCAGGCAACCCGAAACTCTTTCCAGACCACTCTGGCCCAGTCATTCATGCTGATATCACCCGTTGCCAGTGCGCGTACCACCAGCGTTGCCGCCTGAGAACCGGTGTTACCACCCGCTGCCGCAACAACCGGCATATAAACCGCCAGCAAAACCATTGAACTCAGGGCATCTTCATAGCGTGCAATGATCAGGCCGGAAACAATACCCATCAACGCCAGACCAACAATCCAGCCAATGCGCTCACGCACGTGAGACATCACACTGTTATCAAGATATTCTCCGGCAGGTTCAACCTCACTGCTGATCAAACCCAGGCCCATACTGATCTGCCGGGCTCGAATTTCATGCTCCGAGTCTTCCAGCAGTTCCAGGATGTCCTGAACCTCACGCAACGGACACTCAGCCAGTACATCGTTTGCCTGACTGAGCGTTAAACCAATAATAAACTCAGCCTTTTCTTCAAGACTGAGCGACCGCATAAAGGCAAGAGCCTGAGCGGTATCAAATTCACTTTCACTTACAAGATGCAGATTTGTAACAGCCATATCAGCAACCGCCATGGTACTCCTCCAGGCGCAATTTCTGGCGCACTAAACAAGCGCAATATATACGTCGATCGTTTTTTAACTACTTTTTGCTGAGTGTGTAAGAAGTGATATTTCGGAGAGGATCAAACCAGCAGGACCGAAACTCGAACGGCTTCGGCGAACAGACACAGAAAACCGTCAGAGTGTTACATCACAACTTACCTTGCTACTCGGGGGTTGGTCGGTTTCCATTAAAATTCCTTAGTTATAAGCATGCGGCGGGGAGCATACATTTAGTTATTATTAGTGGCAATAGCGTTTTTTGCTCAGCCTTATAGTACAGCTTCCAAACCGCTTAACATTGGAAGCTGCATCCCTGTAACGCCATAATGCTCCTATAAATTCCAATACACAACCGTAATGACTCACAGCGATAAAACATTCAGCGAACAGGTCCTGAAATGGTTTGACCAGCACGGACGTAAACACCTTCCGTGGCAACAGAATATTACGCCATACCGCGTCTGGATCAGTGAAATCATGCTGCAGCAAACCCAGGTGACGACCGTCATTCCATACTTCGAAAGGTTTATGGCAAGCTTCCCTGCTGTTGCCGACCTTGCCAGTGCATCGGAAGACGATGTGCTGCATCACTGGAGTGGGCTGGGCTATTACAGCAGGGCAAGAAACCTTCACAAAGCGGCCAGAATGATTTTGGAAAATTATGCCGGAGAGTTTCCAAAGTCAGTAGAACAACTGCAACAATTACCAGGCATTGGTCGTTCAACAGCCGGTGCCATAGCTTCTATCAGCATGGGTATTCGGGCGCCGATTCTTGACGGCAATGTAAAACGTGTACTGGCAAGATACCGGGCAGTGGAAGGCTGGCCAGGTCAGTCTGCGGTTGCCAGACAACTCTGGGCAATAGCTGAAGAGTATACGCCCCAAAAACGGGGAGCCGGTTACACTCAGGCAATGATGGATCTTGGCGCAATGGTCTGCACACGCAGCAAGCCTTCGTGCCTGATCTGTCCTTTGAAAGATTCCTGCATCGCCCACCAGATGGGCGAAGAAACACGATATCCCGGTTCAAAACCAAAAAAAACCAAACCGGAACGAGCGGTAAAGATGCTGATGATTATCAATCAGAATGGCGAAGTTTTGCTGGAAAAACGTCCTCCCACGGGGGTATGGGGAGGGTTGTGGGGATTTCCGGAAATC from Endozoicomonas sp. NE40 includes:
- a CDS encoding magnesium transporter, with the translated sequence MAVADMAVTNLHLVSESEFDTAQALAFMRSLSLEEKAEFIIGLTLSQANDVLAECPLREVQDILELLEDSEHEIRARQISMGLGLISSEVEPAGEYLDNSVMSHVRERIGWIVGLALMGIVSGLIIARYEDALSSMVLLAVYMPVVAAAGGNTGSQAATLVVRALATGDISMNDWARVVWKEFRVACFISMVLALVIGARVVMFSGNSVLPEGISLQMVAFAIGLAISMQVIMSTTLGGVLPLIARAFRLDPAVLVSPVLASVVDITGMLIYFFTVTRLLGI
- a CDS encoding PilT/PilU family type 4a pilus ATPase gives rise to the protein MKIDKILQLLTDKKGSECFFTVGIPPNLKIGKSIHNVGNTVLTSEQAHQSIRTFMGEERFQQFVKNKECNYGYNLKDVGRFRISAFFQKSEPGLVIRRLNSYIPSHQELSIPPQIADHMLQERGLILITGAAGAGKSTSMASLVDYRNQNSKGHIITIEDPVEYIHDHKNCIVTQRDVGLDTESYEAGLFNALRQAPNLVVVGEIRSPGVMKHTVEFVETGHLCIATMHANNTYQALERIIHFFPPEQHSEILMDLSLSLRMVVGQQLVEGKEEDSVVPVHEILINTPRVADLIKNGNIDELNEAVQKGKSLGMQTFDQALYDLVKAGKINQDRAMLHATSPNNLRLMLKMDQAPPADFGSNDNLSISPVDSENQR
- the mutY gene encoding A/G-specific adenine glycosylase, producing the protein MTHSDKTFSEQVLKWFDQHGRKHLPWQQNITPYRVWISEIMLQQTQVTTVIPYFERFMASFPAVADLASASEDDVLHHWSGLGYYSRARNLHKAARMILENYAGEFPKSVEQLQQLPGIGRSTAGAIASISMGIRAPILDGNVKRVLARYRAVEGWPGQSAVARQLWAIAEEYTPQKRGAGYTQAMMDLGAMVCTRSKPSCLICPLKDSCIAHQMGEETRYPGSKPKKTKPERAVKMLMIINQNGEVLLEKRPPTGVWGGLWGFPEIQPDGNLSEKALQLTGIDIIEFEEWDSFRHTFSHYHLDITPVKTFANSSKLHSCQVQEGDHWHWFQPDTPSQLGLAAPVTRLLKKIKQSL
- a CDS encoding metal ABC transporter solute-binding protein, Zn/Mn family; translation: MMRISFNTLFKPLINNEGISGRLFALGIIPALVFIPEATALNILTCEPEWKALAEQIAPHSKIYSATSALQDPHHIEARPGLIAKMRNADLAICSGADLEAGWLPLLQMKSANARIQNGKDGMFYAAEQIDTIGKLKNVNPTMGDVHPEGNPHFHLDPYRLMTVANALAERMAKIDPNHGESYRKNIKQFDEQWQKNIRKWEQEAKPLKGMQVVAYHTSFEYLFQWLGISMVGDLEPKPGLPPSGKHLSRLLKLAKNTRVDAVVYASYQDKSGAEWLSKQIGVPAIKLPMSINGNANDNNKSQTLTQLYDDLIDKLLKAAKSNG